A genomic region of Garciella nitratireducens DSM 15102 contains the following coding sequences:
- a CDS encoding adenylate kinase, with protein MRIVLLGPPGAGKGTQAEKIVSQFTIPHISTGDILRKNLKESTPLGLKAKEYMDKGLLVPDALVVEIIKDRLAQEDCVRGFLLDGFPRTVTQAKDLDNVLKEMKISLDAVLNIIVDASLLIDRITGRRICKNCGATYHVTFNPPKTKGKCDICNGELYQREDDKKETVKKRLEVYTKETQPLIDYYQQKNLLETINGQQSIDKVFEEIKEKLQGAR; from the coding sequence ATGAGGATTGTATTACTAGGACCTCCTGGCGCAGGAAAAGGGACACAGGCAGAAAAAATTGTTTCTCAATTTACTATTCCTCATATTTCAACAGGAGATATTCTTAGAAAGAACTTAAAAGAAAGTACTCCATTGGGATTAAAAGCAAAAGAATATATGGACAAAGGCTTACTTGTACCTGATGCTCTTGTAGTAGAGATCATTAAGGATCGATTAGCACAAGAGGATTGTGTTAGAGGATTTTTATTAGATGGTTTTCCTCGTACTGTAACTCAAGCAAAAGATTTAGATAATGTATTAAAAGAAATGAAGATTTCGTTAGATGCTGTCTTAAATATTATTGTAGATGCTAGTTTATTAATAGATAGAATTACGGGAAGACGGATTTGTAAGAATTGTGGTGCAACTTATCATGTTACTTTTAATCCTCCGAAAACAAAAGGAAAATGTGATATATGTAATGGAGAACTATATCAACGAGAGGATGATAAAAAAGAAACAGTAAAGAAAAGACTAGAAGTTTATACAAAAGAAACTCAACCTCTGATTGATTATTATCAACAAAAAAATCTTCTTGAAACAATTAATGGACAACAAAGTATTGATAAAGTATTTGAAGAGATTAAAGAGAAACTTCAAGGGGCGCGATAA
- the map gene encoding type I methionyl aminopeptidase, which yields MIILKSLKEIEIMKRAGAVVAQTHERLKEFIEPGITTQELDKIAEEYILKSGAKPAFKGYNGFPASICASINEEVVHGIPGSRVLEEGDIISLDIGAIVEGYVGDAARTHAVGEISSEKQKLIKVTRESFFQGIQFAKQGYRLSDISHAVQKYVEENGFSVVRDYVGHGVGRNMHEDPPIPNYGNPGRGPRLKEGMVLAIEPMVNIGTYHVKTLQNNWTVVTLDGKSSAHYENTIAITEGEPEILTKL from the coding sequence ATGATTATCTTAAAATCCCTAAAAGAAATTGAGATTATGAAGAGAGCAGGGGCAGTTGTTGCACAAACTCATGAGAGATTGAAAGAATTTATTGAACCAGGTATTACAACACAAGAATTGGATAAAATAGCAGAAGAGTATATACTAAAATCTGGAGCAAAACCTGCATTTAAAGGATATAATGGTTTTCCAGCATCGATCTGTGCCTCTATTAATGAAGAAGTTGTTCATGGTATTCCTGGATCTAGAGTTTTAGAAGAAGGAGATATTATTAGTCTTGATATTGGTGCAATTGTAGAAGGATATGTTGGTGATGCTGCTAGGACTCATGCAGTAGGAGAAATTAGTTCAGAAAAACAAAAATTAATAAAAGTTACTAGAGAAAGTTTTTTTCAAGGAATTCAATTTGCAAAACAAGGATATCGCTTATCAGATATATCTCATGCAGTTCAAAAGTATGTAGAAGAAAATGGATTTTCAGTAGTGAGAGATTATGTTGGTCATGGAGTAGGAAGAAATATGCATGAGGATCCACCTATTCCTAATTATGGAAATCCGGGTAGAGGTCCTAGATTAAAAGAAGGCATGGTTTTAGCTATAGAACCTATGGTGAATATAGGAACTTATCATGTAAAAACATTACAAAATAATTGGACAGTTGTGACTTTGGATGGTAAATCTTCAGCCCATTATGAAAATACAATCGCTATTACTGAAGGAGAACCAGAAATTTTAACCAAACTATGA
- the rpsM gene encoding 30S ribosomal protein S13, whose translation MARIAGIDLPRDKRIEIGLTYIYGIGRKSANKILKEAGINPDTRVKDLTETEVSKLREIIDKNYTVEGDLRREVSLNIKRLIEIGSYRGLRHRRGLPVRGQNTKTNARTRKGGKRIAISKAKN comes from the coding sequence ATGGCTAGAATTGCTGGTATAGACTTACCAAGAGATAAAAGAATAGAAATTGGATTAACTTATATCTATGGGATTGGTCGTAAAAGTGCTAACAAAATATTGAAAGAAGCGGGAATAAATCCTGATACAAGAGTCAAAGATTTAACAGAAACAGAAGTTAGTAAATTAAGAGAAATTATAGATAAAAACTATACTGTAGAAGGAGATCTTCGCAGAGAAGTTTCTTTAAATATTAAGCGTTTAATAGAGATAGGAAGTTATAGAGGTTTACGTCATAGAAGAGGCCTTCCTGTTAGAGGTCAAAATACTAAAACCAATGCAAGAACCCGCAAGGGTGGTAAAAGAATTGCGATTAGTAAAGCTAAGAATTAG
- a CDS encoding KOW domain-containing RNA-binding protein: protein MENNDLSLGQVVCSKSGRDKGRYMVVVEKIDSQYVKVADGKIRKIEKAKKKKIKHLMKTNHILFTICNKLETGQEVTNQEILKQLQQLGYNTQLRKGEGV, encoded by the coding sequence ATGGAAAATAATGATCTGTCATTAGGGCAAGTTGTTTGTTCTAAATCAGGAAGAGATAAAGGAAGATATATGGTAGTTGTAGAAAAAATAGATTCTCAATATGTAAAAGTAGCTGATGGTAAGATAAGAAAAATAGAGAAAGCAAAGAAAAAGAAAATAAAACATTTGATGAAAACCAACCATATACTTTTTACAATATGCAATAAACTGGAAACAGGTCAAGAAGTAACGAATCAAGAGATTCTAAAACAATTACAACAATTAGGATATAATACCCAATTAAGGAAAGGGGAGGGAGTATGA
- the infA gene encoding translation initiation factor IF-1, giving the protein MSKEDIIEVEGTVIEAMPNTMFKVELENGHQVLAHISGKLRMNFIKILPGDKVTVELSPYDLNRGRIVWRGKAK; this is encoded by the coding sequence ATGAGCAAAGAAGATATAATAGAAGTAGAAGGTACAGTAATAGAAGCAATGCCTAATACGATGTTTAAAGTAGAACTTGAAAATGGACATCAAGTATTAGCACATATTTCTGGAAAACTACGTATGAATTTTATTAAAATTTTGCCTGGAGATAAGGTAACTGTAGAATTGTCGCCTTATGATCTTAATAGAGGTAGAATCGTTTGGAGAGGTAAGGCAAAGTGA
- the rpmJ gene encoding 50S ribosomal protein L36: MKVRPSVKPICEKCKVIKRKGRVMVICENPKHKQKQG; the protein is encoded by the coding sequence ATGAAAGTAAGACCATCTGTAAAACCCATTTGCGAAAAGTGTAAAGTTATTAAAAGAAAAGGTCGAGTAATGGTAATTTGTGAAAATCCTAAGCATAAGCAAAAACAAGGTTAA